CTATTGTTGTAGAGTTGTTGTTTTTAGTGCGTCTGCATTGCCCCTATCCCGATTTTCTCGCGTCTAGGACAATCAACCTCGAGTTGGACATTTGTGAGTGCATTTGATTGATTACGGTAAACGATGACTGCCACAAACATTCGGGTCAATAGGTCACGCGTTGTCACACCCTGTTCTCTCAACATACAAGTCCCCCAGACACCGCCTATTGTCACGTTCCCCGATTTCAACTCGTGAGTTCCGGGAGCGATGTTGATCTACAGGGTCTCCACCCAAGGCAAGACTCAACCACCTGTCTGTATCCAGGTCCGGGGGGGCTTGTCATGCATTTCGAATTAGGGCAGGGTCCGTGAAATGAATCTCAGGTCGAGGGTGTCAAGATGGTACATGACATTTTTTTATATTTCATCCTTGAGAAACGGGTTGGAGAGTTCGATAGTACGTATTAAGAGTCATTATCGAGATCGTGGAGGAAATCCCAGGGTCCCAGCGAAATGAAAGCGGAGGTTGGATCGAGGGTGAGTTCTCATGTCGTCGAGCGAATTGACCGGAGGGGCTTGATGTTGTTTTCAGTGCTGTCAACTCACGGCTCGTCTTGAAAAGTGGTTTTTCCTGTGAATGTGCCTCCCACATAAGAGATAATAAAAAATCTGGATATAAAATTCCGCCGTTGTAAAGGTCTAGCTAGGGGGTACACACATACAGGAACGAAAATAGTACAAAATCCGATATTACAACAAGGTAGAGGGTGCAGACATACGATATCCAGAAAGCATAAACTGCACAAGAACGAAAGTTTTTTTTGTCTGGGAGAGCGATGAAGCCTAGTGATACAGTTGGCCGGTTCCATAAAAATCGATAGCGAAGAGCAGAGGCGAGAAGAGTCGAGAGCGAGGGAAGCTTATCCGAGGATGGGGCCGTTGTAAGGGGTGATGAAGCCCTCTTGGTCCCTCCTTAAGCCGGAGGCCTCGACGCTACCGCCACGCTTGGGGTGGTGGACTTGGAAGCCGACAGGGGGAACAGGTTGGCCAGCAGCACGGGCAGCCTTGCGAGAGTCAGCAACACGGTGGAGGTCGGGCTGGCGGACAATGCGAGTGTTGTTCATGTTGCCCAATGTAGGGGGAGCCTCGCGTGATGGGGCATACGCTGGCAGATTGTGTCGTGTTTGCGATGACGAATGCGATGAGGCAGACGAGGGCGACGGCGGAGAGCTGTCTCGCGACGATGCCGAAGAGGACGAAGTGCGAGACGAGTTGGAGCGCGAGCGCGAGTAAGAGTGTTGGCTGATGAGGGACTTGATCTAGAGAAAAATCCCAGAATGTCAGATACAATTACGTAAGACTCGATACGAGGTAAACTGACCCTTTCCATCTCGCCATCGGTGTATGCACCAATTGATTGCAAGTATTCAAGTTGAGGCATGACGCCATTGAGAAGTGCGCTCATGCTCCCTGCATCTCGAGAGGATTTTCCAGCCAATTGAACAACCTGAGCAATGACCGAGTTGACCTGGACGAGGAGAGGGTAGGCCGGGTGAGAAGGAGCTAGGCGCTGAGCTTGCATTGTGATAGTAGAGCAGATGTGTTGCGGGATGCGAGTAGTAGCAGAGTGCTAATGCGAATGGGATATGCAAATGTACTGCCGAGACAACGCACTTGGTCCGCCTCTTTTTAACATAGTCGCGTGCACGCTATGCATAGCAGCGGTGGGTGACTGATTGAAGTCCATGCACCACTCCTCGGATTTGATGCGCTATTGTGCATATCATCGCACCGGCCTCTTGCCATGATCGAATCCCTCGCTCCGCATATGGACGGGCGTGGCAAGGCTATTGTGGCCACAACATCCCACGTGTCGGCTAGACAATAGGCTCGGGAAATTCACATTTCGGAGCGTCATTCCCCACTAAGCGCCCCCGATCAACTACTCTCCTTCCCATCGGGCCCATTACCCTTTACGACCGCTCGTCTTGGGGCCTAATATTCTCTTCGTTGCTAGCCATCGTCTCCTCATCGTCGCTCGGGCCCGCATAC
This genomic interval from Rhizoctonia solani chromosome 11, complete sequence contains the following:
- a CDS encoding PAP1 domain-containing protein yields the protein MQAQRLAPSHPAYPLLVQVNSVIAQVVQLAGKSSRDAGSMSALLNGVMPQLEYLQSIGAYTDGEMERIKSLISQHSYSRSRSNSSRTSSSSASSRDSSPPSPSSASSHSSSQTRHNLPAYAPSREAPPTLGNMNNTRIVRQPDLHRVADSRKAARAAGQPVPPVGFQVHHPKRGGSVEASGLRRDQEGFITPYNGPILG